Below is a window of Camelina sativa cultivar DH55 chromosome 11, Cs, whole genome shotgun sequence DNA.
AAATGAAAATTATCTGGTAGCAGCTATACCTTATTAGTGCATGAAATCATAATAGTCTAGTATAGGTGTGTATACCTTGTTTgtattaatgtatttttttcgaAATTCAGATATGGAACAGCATAACAAAGAAATTAATCTCTCATATGATCTATATGGAAAGGTTCTGCTTGCTTCAAAGGTAACTTGAATGTTGTGTttaagcttctcttttttttcgtAATTGAGGTGTGCTAAGAACTTTGTCTATAGGTTGTAATATACCTAATCTTGGTATTTTGGTTCTGGAGGACTCCGATTGCCATTATCGCTAAGCAACTTGTTCAACCGTTTGGTGAGTAGTTACTTTTACCGTTTTCAAGCTTGCTTTGATATAACATATAGGTTTAAAAAAACTGAATGTGGTGTGCTTCACAGGGACTTTGTTATCTTGGGGAACAGGAGGTCACATAACAGGCCATGTGTTGGTATGTACCTTCTTCTCAGTCCATTTCTTTTGGGCTTGTGTGAATGATAGTGTAATTTGTTGGGTGCAAAATGCAGGTTGGGATTATACCGTGGCTGATACTCTCAACTAGAGTGAGCAAGTATGTGTGTAGGTTCGTGGAGTTCTAAATCACATCCCTGAAGAGAGTGGAGATTAATGGT
It encodes the following:
- the LOC104723477 gene encoding uncharacterized protein LOC104723477; protein product: MEGEKPMIEDRGFLAAPLTFFVVVVFQLLSKWLDQLKKKGSKNTRESELRSEIKQLLREASALSQPATFAQAAKLRRSAATKEKELAQYMEQHNKEINLSYDLYGKVLLASKVVIYLILVFWFWRTPIAIIAKQLVQPFGTLLSWGTGGHITGHVLVGIIPWLILSTRVSKYVCRFVEF